From Deferrisoma camini S3R1, the proteins below share one genomic window:
- a CDS encoding O-acetylhomoserine aminocarboxypropyltransferase/cysteine synthase family protein, translating into MSWKPETLAVHAGQAPDPTTGSRAVPIYQTTSYVFKNAEHAASLFALQEFGNIYTRIMNPTTDVFEQRMAALEGGTGALAVASGQAAETLALSCIVEAGYEVVASTSLYGGTYTLLHYTLPKLGIRVRFVDPRDPENFRRAITDRTRAVYAEAVGNPKLDTLDISAVAEIAHEAGIPLVVDNTMPTAYLLRPLDHGADVVVASATKFVGGHGTSIGGIIVDGGRFDWGNGKFPHFSQPDPSYHGLNFWETFGDFPGLGNVAFIIKCRVQWLRDTGACLSPFNSFLFLQGLETLPLRMERHSENAMAVARFLESHPLVKWVSYPGLESHPSHETARKYHHRGLYGAILGFGIQGGLEAGKRFIDNVKLFSHLANIGDAKSLAIHPASTTHSQLSPEEQEAAGVSPDFVRLSVGIEHIDDILEDLDQALRAAVG; encoded by the coding sequence ATGTCGTGGAAGCCCGAAACCCTAGCGGTCCACGCCGGGCAGGCCCCCGACCCCACGACCGGGAGCCGTGCGGTCCCGATCTACCAGACAACCAGCTACGTGTTCAAGAACGCCGAGCACGCGGCCAGCTTGTTCGCGCTCCAGGAGTTCGGGAACATCTACACCCGGATCATGAACCCGACCACCGACGTGTTCGAGCAGCGCATGGCCGCCCTCGAAGGGGGCACGGGCGCCCTGGCCGTGGCGTCGGGCCAGGCGGCCGAGACCCTGGCCCTGTCGTGCATCGTGGAGGCCGGTTACGAGGTCGTGGCCTCCACCAGCCTCTACGGCGGCACGTACACGTTGCTCCACTACACCCTGCCCAAGCTGGGGATCCGCGTGCGGTTCGTGGACCCCCGGGATCCCGAGAACTTCCGCCGGGCCATCACCGACCGCACCCGGGCCGTGTACGCCGAGGCCGTCGGCAACCCCAAGCTGGACACCCTGGACATCTCGGCGGTGGCCGAGATCGCCCACGAGGCCGGGATACCCCTGGTGGTGGACAATACCATGCCCACCGCCTACCTGCTGCGCCCCCTGGACCACGGCGCCGACGTGGTGGTGGCCTCGGCCACGAAGTTCGTGGGCGGCCACGGCACCTCGATCGGCGGCATCATCGTGGACGGGGGGAGGTTCGACTGGGGCAACGGCAAGTTCCCCCACTTCTCCCAGCCCGACCCCAGCTACCACGGGCTCAACTTCTGGGAGACCTTCGGGGACTTCCCGGGGCTCGGGAACGTGGCGTTCATCATCAAGTGCCGCGTCCAGTGGCTGCGGGACACCGGGGCCTGCCTGAGCCCGTTCAACTCGTTCCTGTTCCTCCAGGGGTTGGAGACCCTGCCCCTCCGGATGGAGCGCCACTCGGAGAACGCCATGGCCGTGGCCCGGTTCCTGGAGTCGCACCCCCTGGTGAAGTGGGTGAGCTACCCGGGGCTGGAAAGCCACCCGAGCCACGAGACCGCCCGCAAGTACCACCACCGGGGCCTGTACGGCGCGATCCTCGGGTTCGGGATCCAGGGGGGGCTCGAGGCCGGCAAACGGTTCATCGACAACGTGAAGCTGTTCAGCCACCTCGCGAACATCGGCGACGCCAAGAGCCTGGCCATCCACCCCGCGTCCACCACCCACTCCCAGCTCTCCCCCGAGGAGCAAGAGGCCGCCGGGGTGAGCCCGGACTTCGTCCGGCTCTCCGTGGGCATCGAGCACATCGACGACATCCTCGAGGACCTGGATCAGGCCCTGCGGGCCGCCGTGGGCTGA
- a CDS encoding cyclodeaminase/cyclohydrolase family protein: MSIYAKSLNEYLAEAASKSPTPGGGSVSAVVAANAAAMVSMVANLTLGKKGYEDVQDLAQEVADGCAKAIEDLKALTARDMEAFEIFMKAWRMPTDTEEQHRAKDEAMEKAAQNASQVPLEICKVCLEILKMAARLAPVGNKGAISDVGVGAYVAEAALRAAMLSVDINLPSIKTESFKEMLVRERARLFVEAEEYKLQALADVKRRL, from the coding sequence ATGTCGATCTATGCGAAGAGCCTGAACGAGTACCTGGCCGAGGCCGCTTCCAAGAGCCCCACCCCCGGCGGAGGGAGCGTGAGCGCCGTGGTCGCGGCCAACGCCGCGGCCATGGTGAGCATGGTGGCGAACCTGACCCTCGGAAAGAAGGGGTACGAGGACGTGCAGGACCTGGCCCAGGAGGTGGCCGACGGATGCGCCAAGGCCATCGAGGACCTCAAGGCCCTGACGGCCCGGGACATGGAGGCGTTCGAGATCTTCATGAAGGCCTGGCGCATGCCCACCGACACCGAGGAGCAGCACCGGGCCAAGGACGAGGCCATGGAGAAGGCGGCCCAGAACGCCTCCCAGGTTCCCCTGGAGATCTGCAAGGTGTGCCTCGAGATCCTGAAGATGGCCGCCAGGCTCGCGCCCGTGGGGAACAAGGGGGCGATCTCGGACGTGGGGGTGGGCGCCTACGTGGCCGAGGCCGCCCTGCGGGCCGCCATGCTGAGCGTGGACATCAACCTGCCCTCGATCAAGACCGAGTCGTTCAAGGAGATGCTGGTGCGGGAGCGGGCCCGGCTGTTCGTGGAGGCCGAGGAGTACAAGCTCCAGGCCCTGGCCGACGTGAAGCGTCGCCTGTAG
- a CDS encoding bifunctional 5,10-methylenetetrahydrofolate dehydrogenase/5,10-methenyltetrahydrofolate cyclohydrolase encodes MAAKIIKGGPIAEEIRAELAQEVESLKAKGIVPKLSVVLVGDDPGSVWYARNKVKTGEKVGVVVEVHELAADTPEVEVVGLVEKLNADPDVHGILVELPLPAHIDKARVMNAIAPAKDVDGVTAVNRGYVLGGQEDLALVPATPLSCIELIQRSGVEIKGKRVTVVGRGDTVGRPLAMLLLQKGRDATVTVCHSRTQDLAGACRWAEILVAAAGAGADHLIKADMISPGAVVIDAAINEKPDGSITGDVDFEAAKEVAGAITPVPGGVGSLTTTIIMGNTVKALKLQKGLA; translated from the coding sequence ATGGCCGCGAAGATCATCAAGGGAGGACCCATCGCCGAGGAGATCCGGGCCGAGCTGGCTCAGGAGGTGGAGAGCCTGAAGGCCAAGGGGATCGTGCCCAAGCTCTCGGTGGTCCTGGTGGGCGACGACCCGGGCAGCGTGTGGTACGCCCGCAACAAGGTGAAGACGGGTGAGAAGGTGGGCGTGGTGGTCGAGGTGCACGAGCTCGCCGCCGACACCCCCGAGGTCGAGGTGGTGGGCCTGGTGGAGAAGCTCAACGCCGATCCGGACGTGCACGGCATCCTGGTGGAGCTGCCGCTGCCGGCCCACATCGACAAGGCCAGGGTCATGAACGCGATCGCCCCGGCCAAGGACGTGGACGGGGTCACCGCCGTGAACCGGGGGTACGTGCTCGGCGGCCAGGAGGACCTGGCCCTGGTGCCGGCCACCCCGCTTTCGTGCATCGAGCTGATCCAGCGCTCCGGCGTGGAGATCAAGGGCAAGCGCGTCACGGTGGTGGGCCGGGGCGACACCGTGGGGCGGCCCCTGGCCATGCTGCTGCTCCAGAAGGGCCGCGACGCCACGGTCACCGTGTGCCACAGCCGCACCCAGGACCTGGCCGGGGCCTGCCGGTGGGCCGAGATCCTGGTGGCGGCCGCCGGGGCCGGGGCCGACCACCTGATCAAGGCCGACATGATCTCCCCGGGCGCCGTGGTGATCGACGCGGCCATCAACGAGAAGCCCGACGGCTCCATCACCGGCGACGTGGACTTCGAGGCCGCCAAGGAGGTGGCCGGCGCCATCACCCCGGTTCCGGGCGGGGTGGGCAGCCTGACCACCACGATCATCATGGGCAACACGGTCAAGGCCCTGAAACTGCAGAAGGGACTCGCCTGA
- a CDS encoding tetratricopeptide repeat protein — protein sequence MSSGLLLKRQGKYGLLLVAVWVWGAVATAWAADPERAAEHLRRAETYLSEGKTTEATLELRSAVQADPANVKAHRKLAEALLAQGDGAGAFREFREVVSLDPDDGEARLKVARFYLAARRFSDAADHASKAAELLPERFEPWLVLGRARAAEKSWAEASEALDQALKRAPDREPLWLEAARIRLAAGDREGAETVLRKGLDQIPPSSSLRVALANLLAGQDRFEEADALMEEVRNLAEGNPEKLEAVALYRLRRGDRTAAEDLLRTALREAGDDQARRTRALAALSGFYSVIGDLARARETLEELRALAPGNPAVLLRLANLYLLSGDPDRAEPLIRDLAKRSPTDRNVRLLQARLDLARGRVAEAREALEGIVAEAPDSVNGNLFLGKAYAIERQWQKAREAYQRVLAVVPGHYFANLDLAKVALELGDGQEARQAAERVLRVRPDDRTARELGAVALLVEGKAKQAEKELRALLKDKPDDPRLRLRLAQALEAQGRGPDAVAAYEAARKGEPSALEPVLREMALLDRLGRHDEVRRVGEAFLRANGEVPPVLNALAVHAMSRGDEKAAEAYLRRSLEAAPDAVETRELEARFRMSQGRAQEAIAALEKALQVQPKRVSSLLLLATIRESLGERDQARDLYRRILAVAPRHPVAANNLAMILAEKDETLPEAQRLAEIAVEEAPDNPFTADTLGWVFYRQGAFERARRQFEKARERLPDNPEVAYHLGAALARLGQKERARALLQEALEAEKKGSWAFDAGRLLEELGRKEE from the coding sequence ATGAGTAGCGGATTACTCCTGAAGCGTCAAGGAAAATATGGACTCCTTCTCGTGGCCGTGTGGGTGTGGGGGGCCGTGGCGACCGCCTGGGCCGCCGATCCGGAGCGGGCGGCCGAGCACCTGCGGCGGGCCGAGACCTACCTCTCCGAGGGCAAGACGACCGAGGCGACCCTGGAGCTCCGCAGCGCGGTGCAGGCCGATCCGGCCAACGTGAAGGCCCACCGGAAGCTGGCCGAGGCCCTCCTGGCCCAGGGAGACGGGGCGGGTGCCTTCCGGGAGTTCCGGGAGGTGGTGAGCCTCGACCCGGACGACGGGGAGGCCCGGCTCAAGGTGGCCCGGTTCTACCTGGCGGCCCGGCGGTTCTCGGACGCGGCCGACCACGCGTCGAAGGCCGCGGAGCTGCTGCCGGAGCGGTTCGAGCCCTGGCTGGTGCTGGGGCGGGCCCGGGCGGCCGAGAAGTCGTGGGCCGAGGCGTCCGAAGCCCTGGACCAGGCGTTGAAGCGGGCCCCCGACCGGGAGCCCCTGTGGCTCGAGGCCGCCCGGATCCGGCTCGCGGCCGGGGACCGGGAGGGTGCCGAGACGGTGCTGCGAAAGGGGCTCGATCAGATCCCGCCGTCCTCCTCCCTGCGGGTGGCGTTGGCCAACCTGTTGGCCGGTCAGGACCGGTTCGAAGAGGCCGACGCCCTGATGGAGGAGGTGCGGAACCTGGCCGAGGGCAACCCCGAGAAGCTGGAGGCCGTGGCACTGTACCGGCTGCGGCGGGGGGACCGGACGGCCGCCGAGGACCTCCTTCGAACGGCGCTCCGGGAGGCCGGGGACGACCAGGCCCGCCGCACCCGGGCCCTGGCCGCGCTCTCGGGGTTCTACTCGGTGATCGGAGACCTGGCCCGGGCCCGGGAGACGTTGGAGGAGCTTCGGGCGCTCGCCCCGGGCAACCCGGCGGTGCTCCTGAGGCTGGCCAACCTCTATCTGCTGTCGGGCGACCCGGACCGGGCCGAGCCGTTGATCCGGGACCTGGCGAAGCGCTCCCCCACCGACCGCAACGTGCGGCTGCTCCAGGCCCGGCTGGATCTGGCCCGGGGGCGGGTGGCCGAGGCCCGGGAGGCCCTGGAGGGGATCGTGGCCGAGGCCCCGGACTCGGTGAACGGGAACCTCTTCCTGGGCAAGGCCTACGCCATCGAGCGGCAGTGGCAGAAGGCGCGCGAGGCGTACCAGAGGGTGCTGGCGGTGGTGCCGGGACACTACTTCGCCAACCTGGATCTGGCCAAGGTGGCCTTGGAGCTGGGAGACGGGCAGGAGGCCCGGCAGGCCGCCGAGCGGGTCCTGCGGGTCCGGCCCGACGACCGCACGGCCCGGGAGCTCGGGGCCGTGGCGCTGCTGGTGGAGGGCAAGGCCAAGCAGGCCGAGAAGGAGCTCCGGGCGCTGCTGAAGGACAAGCCGGACGATCCGCGCCTGCGTCTGCGGCTCGCCCAGGCCCTGGAGGCCCAGGGCCGGGGGCCCGACGCGGTGGCGGCCTACGAGGCGGCCCGCAAGGGGGAGCCCTCGGCCCTCGAGCCGGTCCTGCGGGAGATGGCGCTGCTCGACCGGCTGGGCCGTCACGACGAGGTGCGCCGGGTGGGGGAGGCGTTCCTGCGGGCGAACGGCGAGGTGCCGCCGGTCCTGAACGCGCTGGCCGTGCACGCCATGAGCCGGGGCGATGAGAAGGCCGCGGAGGCGTATCTGCGCCGGAGCCTCGAGGCGGCCCCGGACGCGGTGGAGACCCGGGAACTGGAGGCCCGGTTCCGCATGAGCCAGGGCAGGGCCCAGGAGGCGATCGCTGCCCTCGAAAAGGCGCTCCAGGTCCAACCGAAGCGTGTGTCGAGCCTGCTTCTGCTGGCGACGATTCGCGAGTCCCTGGGCGAGCGGGACCAAGCCCGGGACCTGTACCGCAGGATCCTGGCCGTGGCGCCCCGCCACCCCGTGGCCGCCAACAACCTGGCCATGATCCTGGCCGAGAAGGACGAGACCCTGCCCGAGGCCCAGCGGTTGGCCGAGATCGCGGTGGAGGAGGCGCCCGACAACCCGTTCACGGCCGACACCCTGGGCTGGGTGTTCTACCGCCAGGGGGCGTTCGAGCGGGCCCGCCGGCAGTTCGAGAAGGCCCGGGAGCGGCTGCCGGACAACCCCGAGGTGGCATACCACCTGGGAGCGGCCTTGGCGCGGCTGGGGCAGAAGGAACGGGCCCGGGCGCTGCTCCAGGAGGCCCTGGAGGCCGAGAAGAAGGGCTCGTGGGCGTTCGACGCGGGCCGGCTGCTCGAGGAGCTGGGACGGAAGGAGGAGTAG